One part of the Cyprinus carpio isolate SPL01 chromosome B12, ASM1834038v1, whole genome shotgun sequence genome encodes these proteins:
- the pde6gb gene encoding retinal rod rhodopsin-sensitive cGMP 3',5'-cyclic phosphodiesterase subunit gamma, whose amino-acid sequence MNLELPKPEIKSATRVTGGPATPRKGPPKFKQRQTRQFKSKPPKKGIQGFGDDIPGMEGLGTDITVICPWEAFNHLELHELAQYGII is encoded by the exons ATGAATCTTGAGCTGCCCAAACCAGAGATCAAATCCGCCACCCGTGTCACCGGTGGTCCTGCCACACCACGCAAAGGACCACCCAAGTTCAAGCAGAGGCAGACTCGCCAATTCAAGAGCAAACCACCAAAGAAGGGTATCCAAGG tttcgGAGACGACATCCCTGGCATGGAAGGTTTAGGCACTG ACATCACTGTCATCTGCCCCTGGGAGGCCTTCAACCATCTGGAGCTTCACGAGCTGGCTCAGTATGGTATCATCTGA